The Megalops cyprinoides isolate fMegCyp1 chromosome 9, fMegCyp1.pri, whole genome shotgun sequence genome has a window encoding:
- the si:dkey-118k5.3 gene encoding NLR family CARD domain-containing protein 3: protein MAVGPCGRELQEQRVKLVEDYSRHVTFLLEMLYRAGEVTEEDVSLVRGGGRLGERDRMRMLLDVLQGRGEEACRAFLLLLPTVTAMPAGTHPPKDAAHHGQCTQDDMQELLKKHKGILGRQHSLTDYLNIRGGASECREGGTFTEITLSQRVGYTVPLQYQHETTEVGDAFRIVGLEGGRHEKMCEFREVCQSLLSARGEGVTLLSGVAGSGKTTVVRRLVREWATDTDSQKVIFSLTFRELNLISTPQSLHKLLSVHYSHLRPILDHILASDPAKILIILDGLDEFCLPLDFARTPKCSDPELAQSVGEMVVNLIKGNLLPGVSLLLTSRPHAISKVPPQQVTVLYSVLGFSRAQQQQYFGRSCGAPEAAAAVWRYVSSHQPLLRMCHIPAFCWIVATALRGCTSFLGEDAAALSGGYPPVEPAGVSALKDTPSQTPPGTNALLITAGAAGNLDKPATVTEIYCCFLKAVLVFHGEGREGGSQVSRLQDAPRVLRETRPLLRDLGALAFKGLLERRFVFSSDDLGVFSLDCRELSQAFLVEILQEDRVSLTYEKSFHFIHTSVQEFLAALYYVLEALSGSDPFSGLKPAAMLLPPALRKALAATTRRLLGQRRLLLRHVKKAFHWSEHHQSGHLDLFCRFVSGLLVPRTRLILEGLFPKEPRRPLFRSHAHRALPPTPHFLLCLLQSQLQCKGLSPERQVNACYCLYEAQDPGLSRRMQGWLQLLAQQAQAFPPEQAERDWSELAFLLQLNPGLPELSLEAQGLDAQGLRRLLPVLPLFSTLRLGQNPLGPEGAAVLSSALQSPDCRIERLWVVATGLGCEGLKVLAQALKQNSTVVDLRMAINGIGDVGAAHLAELLRANRTLKDIRLRDNQVTDKGAELLMAALIENTTLEFLWMYDNKVSKEGVKKLKEFAKSRPGLDIKVCV, encoded by the exons ATGGCGGTGGGGCCGTGTGGCCgagagctgcaggagcagcGTGTGAAGCTGGTGGAGGACTACAGCCGGCATGTGACTTTCCTTCTGGAGATGCTCTACCGGGCGGGGGAAGTGACAGAGGAGGATGTGAGTCTTGTGAGAGGCGGGGGGCGTCTGGGGGAGCGCGACCGCATGAGGATGCTGCTGGACGtcctgcaggggaggggagaggaggccTGCCGCGCTTTCCTTCTTTTGCTGCCGACGGTCACAGCCATGCCAGCTGGAACACACCCACCGAAAGACGCAGCACACCATGGACAGTGCACCCAAGATGACATGCAAGAGCTGCTGAAAAAGCACAAGGGGATTCTGGGTAGGCAGCACAGCCTGACCGATTACCTCAACATCAGGGGCGGGGCTTCTGAGTGCCGCGAGGGCGGGACTTTCACAGAGATCACTCTGTCACAGCGCGTGGGCTACACTGTTCCCCTGCAGTACCAGCACGAGACCACGGAGGTCGGGGACGCTTTCAGGATAGTGGGGCTGGAGGGCGGCAGACACGAGAAGATGTGCGAGTTTCGGGAGGTGTGTCAGAGTTTGCTGTCGGCGCGAGGAGAAGGGGTTACACTGCTTTCGGGGGTTGCTGGCAGCGGGAAGACCACGGTGGTGAGGCGGCTGGTGCGCGAGTGGGCCACCGACACAGACTCGCAGAAAGTCATCTTTTCCCTGACTTTTAGAGAGCTGAACCTGATCAGTACGCCGCAGAGCCTACAcaagctgctgtctgtgcactACAGCCACCTCAGGCCTATCCTGGACCATATCTTGGCCTCCGATCCTGCCAAAATTCTGATCATCCTGGACGGGCTCGATGAGTTTTGCCTTCCCCTGGACTTTGCCAGGACTCCGAAGTGTTCAGACCCGGAACTGGCGCAGAGCGTTGGGGAGATGGTGGTGAACCTGATCAAGGGGAACCTGCTGCCCGGCGTCTCCCTCCTGCTCACCTCGCGGCCCCACGCCATCTCCAAGGTCCCGCCCCAGCAGGTGACAGTGCTCTACAGTGTCCTGGGCTTCTCTCgggcccagcagcagcagtacttCGGGCGGAGCTGCGGAGCCCCCGAGGCGGCGGCGGCCGTGTGGCGCTACGTGTCTTCGCACCAGCCGCTGCTGCGCATGTGCCACATCCCCGCCTTCTGCTGGATCGTCGCCACGGCGCTGCGGGGTTGCACGTCATTCCTCGGCGAGGACGCCGCTGCGCTCAGCGGAGGCTATCCACCGGTGGAGCCTGCGGGCGTGAGTGCACTCAAAGACACGCCCTCCCAGACACCTCCCGGTACGAATGCTTTGCTTATCACCGCCGGCGCTGCAGGCAATTTAGATAAGCCGGCCACGGTCACAGAGATCTACTGCTGCTTCCTGAAAGCGGTATTGGTGTTCCACGGGGAGGGGCGCGAAGGGGGGTCTCAGGTGTCCCGTCTGCAGGATGCCCCTCGGGTGCTGCGCGAGACACGCCCGCTGCTGCGGGATCTGGGCGCGCTGGCCTTCAAGGGGTTGCTGGAGAGGCGCTTTGTCTTCAGCAGCGATGACCTGGGCGTCTTCTCCCTGGACTGCCGGGAGCTCTCCCAGGCCTTCCTCGTGGAGATCCTCCAGGAGGACCGCGTCTCGCTCACTTACGAGAAGAGCTTCCACTTCATCCACACCAGCGTGCAGGAGTTCCTGGCAGCTCTGTACTATGTCCTGGAGGCCCTCTCTGGTTCTGATCCGTTCTCTGGCCTCAAGCCCGCGGCCATGCTGCTCCCACCCGCTCTGCGGAAGGCGCTAGCTGCTACCACACGCAGGCTACTGGGACAGAGGCGTCTCCTGCTTAGGCATGTCAAGAAGGCTTTCCATTGGAGTGAACATCACCAGTCAGGCCACCTGGATCTCTTCTGCAG GTTTGTGTCAGGGCTCCTAGTGCCTCGAACACGCCTCATTTTGGAAGGGCTGTTCCCAAAAGAACCACGGAGACCCCTGTTTCGCTCTCACGCCCATCGcgccctgccccccacccctcacttCCTCCTGTGCCTGCTCCAGTCCCAGCTACAGTGCAAAGGACTGAGCCCTGAGAGGCAGGTCAATGCCTGTTACTGCCTGTATGAGGCCCAGGATCCCGGGCTGTCCCGGAGGATGCAGGGGTGGCTGCAGCTCCTGGCCCAGCAGGCCCAGGCATTCCCACCGGAGCAGGCGGAGAGAGACTGGAGCGAGCTGGccttcctgctgcagctcaACCCTGGGCTGCCTGAGCTGAGCCTGGAAGCGCAGGGTCTGGATGCCCAGGGCCTGCGCAGGCTGTTGCCTGTGCTGCCACTCTTCAGCACTCTAAG GCTTGGGCAAAATCCACTGGGGCCTGAGGGAGCAGCTGTCCTATCCTCTGCCCTCCAGAGCCCAGACTGTCGCATTGAGAGGCTGTG ggtCGTAGCGACAGGTCTTGGCTGTGAGGGGCTGAAGGTCCTGGCTCAGGCTCTGAAGCAGAACAGCACGGTGGTGGACCTCAG gatGGCCATCAATGGAATTGGGGATGTGGGAGCAGCCCACCTGGCGGAGCTGCTGAGGGCTAACCGTACCCTTAAAGACATCAG GTTGCGTGACAACCAGGTGACGGACAAGGGGGCAGAGCTTCTCATGGCTGCTCTGATTGAGAACACCACCCTGGAGTTCCTGTG GATGTATGACAACAAGGTCTCCAAGGAAGGCGTTAAGAAGCTGAAGGAGTTTGCCAAAAGTAGACCTGGCCTGGACATCAAGGTGTGCGTCTGA